AATACCGACACAATGGGCGATTTAATCGCCGATACACTTGGCGGTCTGGCCGTCAGCGGCTATCTCGCATGGAAGCAAAAGAAATGATCTTACACGCAGGACGATGTTCCAAAACAAGCATTCCGTTTTTCGGTAAGCGGCCCGCAGCCAGCGCTGAATTCTTTTTTCCATACTAATTAATCAGGAAATAAGTCGCCTTTTTAGCGGCTTCCGCATGATTAACCTGCCGTTAACATTTGATCAACATTTACCCTCTACACTGAAATGGAAGGAAGCATCCGCAAAAACAGAGGAGGGTTTATGATGAGCAAGGAGTTGGACAGACGAAGCTTTATTAAAATGGGCGGGATGGGCACGCTGGCATTAACGCTTGCTTCGACTGGAATGCCCGTCGACTTATTCAAGGATCGCGCCGCGTATGCGGAATCATCTTTTAACGCAAAGCTGCAATTTAAACCGGATGGAACGTTCAAAATTGTCCAGTTTAACGACACGCAGGATGACGAACGCATTGACCGCCGGACATTGGAGCTGATGGAAAAGGTGCTTGACTCGGAGAAGCCGGATTTTGTCGTGCTGAATGGCGATAATATCACTGGCGGCTGTGATACACCGCTTGAAATGAAGCAGGCGATTAATAATATCGCTCAGCCGATGGAAAAGAGAGGCGTGAAGTGGGCCATCACATACGGAAACCATGATGAAGATTCCACGCCAAACAGCGGCATTGATGAAGAAGGCATGCTGAGCATCTACATGTCCTATCCGCACAACATGAACCAGCGCGGGCCGAAGGATGTAACAGGAACAGGGAATATGAATTTGCTCATCCGCGATTCCAGCGGACGAAAAGCAGCATTCAATCTGTGGCTGTTAGACAGCGGCCGATACGCACCGACAACCATTGCCAATCAAGACTTTCAAGGCTATCCGACATGGGACTGGCTGCGCTTCAATCAGGTTAAGTGGTATTATGAAACCTCCCAAAAGCTCGAGAAGCAGTTTGGAAGAAAAATCCCTTCTCTCGTGTTTATTCATATACCTCTTTGGGAGCATCGCTTCATGTGGTTTGCCAGCGTAGAGGCAAGAACAGAAGAAGATCACAAGCTTGCCGTGAAAAAACATCAAATTACCGGAGAAAGAAACGAATCAGAATGCACCGGCCCCGTCAACAGCGGCTTATTCTCAGCGATGTTAGAAAGAGGCGATGTCAAGGGAGTCTTTTGCGGGCATGACCACATTAATACATATGCCGGAAATTACTACGGCATTATGCTCGGCTACGCCGGCAACACCGGCTTTGGCACCTACGGTCTCCCCGGGGCAGAACGCAATCGTCTGCGCGGCGCTCGAGTGTTCAATCTGGACGAAAATGCGGCAAACGTGCTCACGGAAACGCATATGGTATTCGCCAAAGATTACGGCATTGATTTGACAGCCAACGATCAAAGCATCGACCCGCTTTCGCTGGAAAAGACAAAGAAAAAGAAGCCCGTTCACTCCTGAATACAGCAATACTGCAGCGGAGCATTCGTTTAGCTGACGCCCTTTCTTGCCAATTCATGTTGTCGCGTCAAAGTAAAAGAACCAAAGAGTACCCTAAAACCGGCATTCTTTGGTTCTTTTAAAATCACCCTGCAATTCCACTCACCGAACAGCCTCTTACACTTTAAACTGGCTGATTAATTTCTGAAGTTCCTCCGCCCGGTTTGATAAAGCACTGGCGGAAGCCGCTATCTCTTCCATGGAAGCAAGCTGCTGCTCAGCCGATGCGGCAACATTTTGCGAATGCATGGATGTATTAGATGAGACTTCGGCTAGTCCCGCTACGGCGGTGACCACCTCTTCTGTGCTTGCGGACACTTCCTCCGCCGTTGCGGCCATATCCTCTATTTGCTCCGCAAGTGATTCCATAAAGGCAAGAATTTCTTTAAAGTTATTCGCCGTTTTGTGAACAATGTTCAAGCCACCCTGCACATTATCCTCAACTCGTTCAATCGATTCATTGGATGTCTCCATCTCCTGTTGAATCTCGAGAATCAAACGGGTTATCTGCGTCGAAGAATGATGCGACTGTTCCGCCAGTTTTCTTACCTCTTCCGCGACAACGGCAAAGCCTTTGCCGTGCTCTCCCGCTCTAGCGGCTTCAATGGCGGCATTCAGCGCCAATAAATTGGTCTGTTCAGCAATTCCTGTAATGATATTCGTGATTTCTCCAATTTCTTTGGAGCGCTGATCCAGCGACTTGATGATCGTACCGCTTTCATGGACAGAGCGGTTGATTTCATTCATTTGTTCCACCGTACCATGAACATAGCCCCCACCGTCCTGCGCCAGCTTCGCCGTTTGCGTGCTGACCTCAGAAATCGAAGAGGCTTTCTCCGCTATAAATTGCACTCCGCTGCTGACTTCCGCCAACGCGGCTGAGCTTTCTTTCACGCCTGCCGTTGAATGCTCAGCATCGTTCGCTACGGATTGAATCGATTCCGCAATGGTTTCCGTCGCTTGGCTCGTCTGTTCCGAGCTAGCTGTCAGCTCTTCTGAAGAGGAAGCTAAATGCTCCGAGGTAGCAGCCACTTCATTCATCATCTCTTTCAGCTTGCCAGTCATCTTATTATAGCTGTCAGCCAGGCTGCTTAGCTCATCGCCTGCCGCATCCTTCACCTGGACAGTCAGATCGCCGCTTCCAGCCTTGGCCAGTGCATCCGAAAGTACCGTCAATCTTATTTTAATTCTTCTTGTAAACCAATAGCTGATGGCGAAAGCGATCGCAATCATCCCGGCTAATACAAGAAGGAATTTAACGAGAAATTGAGATAAGAGGCCGTCAATGATTTTCTGTGAAGCCCCCATATAGAGCATGCCCACCACGCGGTTATCGCCATCCTTGATTGGCATATAGGCCGTCTGATACGTATGGCCGGCGACATTCGCTTCACCGTAATAATGCTTTCCTTCCTTAAGCACGGTTTCACTTACTTCAGCGGACGCTTGGATGCCAGTCGCTCGGCTTCCGTCTTTTTTGACATTCGTCGCTACACGGGTGTCCCCCTGAAAGACCGTAACCGTGTCACCTGTATCGTCGCCGATCTCATCCACCAATTGATGATTATCATTTATCAGCGTATCTCCCTTATACAGTTTGCCATTTTGTATATTCCACTCCCCCGGATATTCAGCGTCCATATAACGAAGCGCCATGTGAAGGTCGCTTTTCGCTTTTTCAACAGCAAACTTCTCGATTCCTTTCGTGATCTGCTGATTCACAACAAGTCCAATGGCAATAGACAGCAAAAGAATGACCGCGATGATCATGATATTCATTTTAGTCGCAAACTTTAATTTCATTTGGTACACAGTCCTATCTATAATGTGTAATGATTTACATAGTAAACCCTTCCTTATTGATATCGGCTATTTTTGTTAAAATATAATAGAAAATGTTTATTTTTATCTATTTATGAGGAAAAATGTCGTTTTATTTGATTAATATAAGGAATATTTTTACCCGATTGCGTGACTGAATATCATAAAATGCACCAGATCGATATGTGAACCTGACGAAATCATGAATTTCGTCAGGTTCTTTTTTCATTCTGGCTCTTATTAAATAAAAGTGATCCAGCCAAAAATAAAGGTATTTCATTTCTTTGTATAAGTTTACTTTACTTTTATAAAAAAATGGTTTGTTATTTGATTCAAGAGGTGAGTGCCATGAAGAAAGATTTTGGTGATTCGATATCAAATAAAGTGTATGAATATCGTGTACTTGCCAGAATGTCTCAGCAAGAATTAGCGGATAAAGTCGGAGTTTCCAAACAAACCATCTTCGTAATGGAAAAAGGAAATTATGTCCCGACTCTGCTGTTAGCTTTTCGCATCGCCGAATTTTTTAAGGTGGATGTAAACGATATTTTTACTTATGTGAAAGGAAGTGATCAAAATGATCAATGAGTTTTTCTCAGATATCCACAACGCCATTTTTCCCCTTTAAAGTCTTGGGCTGAACAATCGACGGGAAATTGGAATACTCTCCTTGGAGTTGGTTTTTTACTGCTTATAGGCAGTGCGATTTTTGCCTATATATTTCATAGAAAGATGGGGCCTGCCGATGAGCGGACAAGTAAAATCTCATTGAAGAGTGCTTACTGTATGCTGTGGGCAATTATACTATGTGACATGATTTTTCCCAAAGACTATATGTGGAACATCTTTTTCTTGTTCAAATATGGGCTGGGCATTTTAGCTGGCGGGATTTACTTGGCCGTTCAATATAAAAAGGATTTTTCATAAGAAAAAGCCTAGGCTGGAGGAATAGACAATGCTGATAAATAAGCTAACTAAGCGATATGGACAGTCAATCGTTTTGAAAGATCTCTCTTTAGAATTCAGCCAAGGAGAAATCGTTGGTCTAATTGGAAGAAACGGCGCTGGCAAGAGTACTTTGATGAAGATTATAACGCAAATCATTCAAACCTATGATGGAACAGTTGCAGACAATCATCAGGTAGGCTACTTGATCGAGGAACCAAAGCTATTCAGTAATAAGACGGGATTATACCACTTAACATATTTTTCAGGAATTTACGGAAACACCTTCAAACTCAATAAATACGAGAAGATCTTAAGGAACCTGCAATTATTCGATGTGCTGAATAAAAAGGTGAAGGAATATTCTTTAGGCATGCGGCAGAAGTTAGGAATCGTCATCAGCCTCCTAAATAACCCAAACTATATTGTATTAGATGAACCCACTAACGGCATGGATGTGGAAACGTCATTTGAAATTCTGCAGGAATTGAGAAGAATGGCTGATGAATGGAATGTCGGTATTTTGATTTCTAGCCATAAGCTAGAGGACATTGAAGCTGTTTGCAATCGTGTTTTATTCATAGAAGATGGCACGATTGCCGGTGAACAGCACTTTAGTAATAATGAGCAACGAACGCTCACGCTAGTCTTTGAAAATTCGGTTGATTTAGCCACATTTGCTATGAAGCAAAACGTCGGGCGCATCATCCACTCCGGTGACAAAGATATTCAAATCGAAACAGTTGCGGAAAACGCTGAGATTTTCGAGCTGATCAATCGACTAGGCCTCCGACTAATTGATTTCACTGCGGAGAAGAAAACTCTGCGCAGTGTCTATATGAACAAATTCAGAGGTGAAGAGCATGACACTAAGTATTAGCAAATATGTGACTTACAACCTGAAAGAGCTGCTTAAAAAAGGGTATCTGGTCATTGGTTTGTTGGGTGCTTGTATACCTGCAATCATTGTGACTTACTTTATCCTTCATAATTCCACGCCCTTTAACATCAAATATGTATCAAATTTTTATTGTATGCTGGGTATGCTGGCAGCCGTCCTATTGCCGCTTTACTTTATCACGCTTTACTTTATCAATAGAGACTACTCGACTAAAACGATTTCTCTGATCAATAACTCAGTGCAAAATAGAAGAAACTATTGTTTCGCGAATGGCATCATCGCTCTTTCGGTGAGCTTACTTTTTACAATGACAGGCATCGTATTGCTTCTGGTTGCGAAAACACTTGAGGTTCCTGGTGACTTAAAGCTCTCTTTCTTGGCTGGATTTTCTGTGAATGTCTTTCTTCTGGTGATGACCTATTTCTTACTTGGGTACATTCTATTCTTATATGGCGTTCGCAGCGGTGCTGTTTATGGGATCTTAACCGCCTTGTTGCTGTTTTTCCCAAACATGTTATTTAATATCCAGAAGACGATCCATAACGAGTTTCTTTTAGAGTTGATTGAAAACTTTCCTGGGTATTACTATCCAGTAATGGTCGGTTCAAACCCCCTCTCTCCTTTACAATATTCTATTGGCTGCCTTGCACTAATCGTTTTGTTTGTAGTTGTCCTTAAAAAAAGCGAAAAAATCGAAGTATAGAAATCGTTTACTTGTCCAGAGGAGGAAATCGAATCATCCATTACAAAAAAATTCTCCCATGATGATTCGATCATACTTCTCATCGTAGGATCGAATCATCAACTGGACATTCGAGACATGCGATTAGCGATGCCATAAAGGAAACCGACTTTTAAGGACGGCCCCTTCTTTCTTTTGTCTATTTCATTCCACATCATTTTTAACAGTCTTGCTAAATTCCAGTAATCCACCAATGCCGCTATGCTCAATGGGGGAATATGCTGCCAAACAGTCACGATCAGAGATACCCCTATTATCCCGCAGTTTGCTCCCGATAAAGAGCTAAAACTGTGGATTGAACTCGTTAGCTATGAAGATATGGCACGAAAACTGGATGTGAAAAGAAAGCGGACGGAGCGAGATCTATTAGCCGCTCATCAATAGCTAAGGTCTGTTTCGTTGCTTTACGCGGCCAAAGGCGGTCCGCAAGCACTCGAATGCCATTCTCTTCCTCAGCTTTCTCATAGGCTCGTTTTATACGCACTGGCAGCTTTTCTCTCCCTACTCATACCTCACTTGATTTCTGCCTGCTCTTTTCGCACGGTACAAAGCTTGGTCGGCTTGATTAAATAGCTCATCCACCTTGCCGAGGCTTCCATCCCATGTGGAACCCCCCACGCTGATCGTGACATGCGAAGTCACCGGTGATACGAGATGCTCTATTTGCATCTCTTGCACTTTCTGCCGCAGCCGATTCGCTAGCAGCAGTGCTTCCTCTTTCCTTGTTGACGGAAGAATTACGGCGAATTCTTCCCCGCCAATTCGGCAAGCGCTATCCTGAG
The Bacillus xiapuensis DNA segment above includes these coding regions:
- a CDS encoding metallophosphoesterase family protein, with product MSKELDRRSFIKMGGMGTLALTLASTGMPVDLFKDRAAYAESSFNAKLQFKPDGTFKIVQFNDTQDDERIDRRTLELMEKVLDSEKPDFVVLNGDNITGGCDTPLEMKQAINNIAQPMEKRGVKWAITYGNHDEDSTPNSGIDEEGMLSIYMSYPHNMNQRGPKDVTGTGNMNLLIRDSSGRKAAFNLWLLDSGRYAPTTIANQDFQGYPTWDWLRFNQVKWYYETSQKLEKQFGRKIPSLVFIHIPLWEHRFMWFASVEARTEEDHKLAVKKHQITGERNESECTGPVNSGLFSAMLERGDVKGVFCGHDHINTYAGNYYGIMLGYAGNTGFGTYGLPGAERNRLRGARVFNLDENAANVLTETHMVFAKDYGIDLTANDQSIDPLSLEKTKKKKPVHS
- a CDS encoding methyl-accepting chemotaxis protein, producing the protein MKLKFATKMNIMIIAVILLLSIAIGLVVNQQITKGIEKFAVEKAKSDLHMALRYMDAEYPGEWNIQNGKLYKGDTLINDNHQLVDEIGDDTGDTVTVFQGDTRVATNVKKDGSRATGIQASAEVSETVLKEGKHYYGEANVAGHTYQTAYMPIKDGDNRVVGMLYMGASQKIIDGLLSQFLVKFLLVLAGMIAIAFAISYWFTRRIKIRLTVLSDALAKAGSGDLTVQVKDAAGDELSSLADSYNKMTGKLKEMMNEVAATSEHLASSSEELTASSEQTSQATETIAESIQSVANDAEHSTAGVKESSAALAEVSSGVQFIAEKASSISEVSTQTAKLAQDGGGYVHGTVEQMNEINRSVHESGTIIKSLDQRSKEIGEITNIITGIAEQTNLLALNAAIEAARAGEHGKGFAVVAEEVRKLAEQSHHSSTQITRLILEIQQEMETSNESIERVEDNVQGGLNIVHKTANNFKEILAFMESLAEQIEDMAATAEEVSASTEEVVTAVAGLAEVSSNTSMHSQNVAASAEQQLASMEEIAASASALSNRAEELQKLISQFKV
- a CDS encoding helix-turn-helix transcriptional regulator — encoded protein: MKKDFGDSISNKVYEYRVLARMSQQELADKVGVSKQTIFVMEKGNYVPTLLLAFRIAEFFKVDVNDIFTYVKGSDQNDQ
- a CDS encoding ABC transporter ATP-binding protein, which gives rise to MLINKLTKRYGQSIVLKDLSLEFSQGEIVGLIGRNGAGKSTLMKIITQIIQTYDGTVADNHQVGYLIEEPKLFSNKTGLYHLTYFSGIYGNTFKLNKYEKILRNLQLFDVLNKKVKEYSLGMRQKLGIVISLLNNPNYIVLDEPTNGMDVETSFEILQELRRMADEWNVGILISSHKLEDIEAVCNRVLFIEDGTIAGEQHFSNNEQRTLTLVFENSVDLATFAMKQNVGRIIHSGDKDIQIETVAENAEIFELINRLGLRLIDFTAEKKTLRSVYMNKFRGEEHDTKY
- a CDS encoding ABC transporter permease, with the protein product MTLSISKYVTYNLKELLKKGYLVIGLLGACIPAIIVTYFILHNSTPFNIKYVSNFYCMLGMLAAVLLPLYFITLYFINRDYSTKTISLINNSVQNRRNYCFANGIIALSVSLLFTMTGIVLLLVAKTLEVPGDLKLSFLAGFSVNVFLLVMTYFLLGYILFLYGVRSGAVYGILTALLLFFPNMLFNIQKTIHNEFLLELIENFPGYYYPVMVGSNPLSPLQYSIGCLALIVLFVVVLKKSEKIEV
- a CDS encoding DUF488 family protein, N3 subclade — encoded protein: MRIKRAYEKAEEENGIRVLADRLWPRKATKQTLAIDERLIDLAPSAFFSHPVFVPYLHS